From Weissella confusa, a single genomic window includes:
- a CDS encoding PolC-type DNA polymerase III, translated as MALTAQEQFQTLLQQLQYEEVPASLQQTALTKLAVHKQSKVWQFHLEMPALPPVQDMAALVARMQTAFANIAQTTYQLHLATQPDAQQIVDYWTWVLQQHQNEPGAFRQAFAHVLPQIADNQLRLTFDTAVWANYARQTGLPIIENTYKKLGVGYQLPFNIQVDEQLAAESHAQVMAQRAAQDQQLAEMAKVQIEQAAKQRQSAPRNGGGGNGAPGTLGRKIAADSEITKMADIETEERSVIVEGYVFDAEVRVLKSERQLLTMKVTDYTSSFILKKFSRDENDEAFFADLKPGTWIRARGPIQQDDFVRDLTMTAYDIEVIKHAPRIDPYEGEKKRIELHTHSVMSTMDATNGIGDYVKQAAKWGMDAIAVTDTAGAQGFPEAASSAAKNDIKMIYGVEVNLVEDGEPIIFHPDHTKLDEAEFVVFDVETTGLSAAYDRVIELSAVRMVKGNVVAEFSEFIDPGFPLSQTTVDLTSITDDMVRGSKSEKQVFEEFREFYGDAILVGHNVTFDMGFMQEGYARHGLDPISNPVIDTLILARFLYPNMRSYRLNTLAKHFGIVLEQHHRAIFDSETTGHLNRVFLEQAREEYGIEYADQLNDHMMDNDAWKHGRPNHAVVLVQKQEGVKNLYKMISESNTKYLQRVPRVPRSLLNKYREGLLLGTGDSTGEFWEALMQKGYAAAKAKAEYYDYIEIQPSANYVPALEGELIQDEARLRDLMMQAVKIGDELGKPVVVTGDVHYLNPEDAIYRKILISSQGGANPLNRYSLPDMHFRTTQELLDDFAWMGEDLAKKLVIDNTHVVADMIDEVEAIKGGNYPPNMPTADDEIREKSYATAYRMYGNPLPEIIEARIEQELRSIISNGFSVIYLVAQRLVAKSNKDGYLVGSRGSVGSSLIALLAGITEVNALPPHYRSESGDYVEFVDPREYESGYDLPEKLSPIDGTKLIGDGHNIPFETFLGFKGNKVPDIDLNFSGDYQPFAHNYMKSLFGENNVFRAGTIATVADKTAFGYVKAYERDHDISFRGAEIERLAMGATGVKRTTGQHPAGILIVPDDMEIYDFTPIQFPADDLSATWRTTHFDFHSIHDNILKMDILGHDDPTMIRALQDMSGIDPQTIPMNDPGVMSLFSSPESLGVEEEQIFSKTGTLGVPEFGTAFVRGMLEETHPKNYSELLQISGLSHGTDVWRGNADELIQRGVATIGTVIGTRDKIMTDLINYGVQPESSFQIMEKVRKGKGISDEYQAEMRAAGVPEWYIESGLKIKYMFPRAHAAAYVLMALRIAYFKVYFPTLYYAAYFSVRASNFDIVAMSRGLNTTKARIQEIRKMGNEASAKDKDLMTVLELANEALERGIKFSMVDLYKSDSEQWLLDGDTLIAPFNAVPGLGDNVAKRIIAARAEREFLSKEDLAQRGGVSKTLMDYLDENGVLAGMPDENQLALF; from the coding sequence ATGGCGTTGACCGCACAAGAACAATTCCAAACGCTATTGCAACAATTGCAATATGAGGAAGTCCCTGCTAGTTTGCAGCAAACGGCATTGACCAAGCTAGCCGTGCACAAACAGTCTAAGGTTTGGCAATTCCACTTGGAAATGCCTGCGCTACCACCAGTGCAAGATATGGCTGCTTTGGTAGCACGTATGCAAACGGCTTTTGCCAATATTGCGCAGACCACTTACCAATTGCATTTGGCAACCCAGCCAGATGCCCAACAAATCGTTGATTATTGGACATGGGTGTTGCAACAACATCAAAATGAACCGGGTGCCTTCCGTCAGGCATTTGCCCATGTGTTGCCACAAATTGCTGACAACCAATTGCGTTTGACGTTTGATACAGCAGTTTGGGCGAACTACGCCCGTCAAACTGGATTGCCAATTATTGAAAACACCTACAAGAAGCTTGGGGTTGGTTATCAATTACCATTTAACATCCAAGTTGATGAACAATTGGCTGCTGAATCACACGCGCAAGTCATGGCGCAACGTGCTGCGCAGGATCAACAATTAGCTGAAATGGCCAAGGTGCAAATCGAACAAGCAGCCAAGCAACGTCAATCTGCGCCACGTAATGGTGGCGGCGGGAATGGTGCGCCAGGTACGCTTGGTCGCAAGATTGCTGCTGATTCTGAAATCACCAAGATGGCTGATATCGAGACTGAAGAACGTTCTGTTATCGTCGAAGGGTATGTCTTTGATGCCGAAGTCCGTGTTTTGAAGTCTGAACGTCAATTGTTGACGATGAAGGTGACGGACTACACGAGTTCATTTATCTTGAAGAAGTTCTCACGTGATGAAAATGATGAAGCGTTCTTTGCTGATTTGAAGCCGGGTACGTGGATTCGTGCGCGCGGTCCAATTCAACAAGACGACTTTGTCCGTGATTTGACGATGACGGCCTACGACATTGAAGTGATTAAGCACGCGCCACGCATCGATCCTTATGAAGGCGAGAAGAAGCGCATTGAATTGCACACGCACTCTGTTATGTCGACGATGGATGCGACTAACGGTATTGGTGACTACGTAAAGCAAGCAGCCAAGTGGGGCATGGATGCAATTGCCGTTACAGATACGGCCGGCGCCCAAGGTTTCCCTGAAGCAGCGTCATCAGCTGCTAAGAATGATATCAAGATGATTTACGGTGTTGAGGTTAACTTGGTTGAAGATGGTGAGCCGATTATCTTCCACCCAGATCACACCAAGCTTGATGAAGCTGAATTTGTGGTATTCGACGTCGAGACGACTGGTCTTTCAGCTGCCTATGATCGGGTAATTGAATTGTCAGCCGTCCGTATGGTTAAGGGAAACGTGGTTGCTGAATTCTCAGAATTTATCGACCCTGGCTTCCCACTAAGTCAAACCACGGTTGATTTGACATCAATCACGGATGACATGGTGCGTGGTTCTAAATCAGAAAAGCAGGTCTTTGAAGAATTCCGTGAGTTCTACGGGGATGCCATTCTGGTTGGACACAACGTGACATTTGACATGGGGTTCATGCAAGAAGGTTATGCCCGTCACGGGTTAGACCCAATCTCGAACCCAGTCATCGATACGTTGATTTTGGCCCGCTTCCTATACCCAAACATGCGTTCATACCGTTTGAACACGTTGGCTAAGCACTTTGGTATTGTGTTGGAGCAACACCACCGTGCCATCTTTGACTCTGAGACAACGGGTCATTTGAACCGTGTGTTCTTGGAGCAAGCACGTGAAGAGTATGGCATCGAGTATGCTGACCAATTGAATGACCACATGATGGACAACGATGCATGGAAGCACGGACGGCCTAATCACGCGGTTGTGTTGGTGCAAAAGCAAGAAGGTGTTAAGAACCTTTATAAGATGATTTCTGAATCAAACACGAAGTACTTGCAGCGTGTACCACGTGTACCGCGTTCTTTGTTGAACAAGTACCGTGAAGGATTGCTACTTGGAACCGGGGATAGTACCGGTGAATTCTGGGAAGCGTTGATGCAAAAGGGATATGCTGCAGCTAAGGCTAAGGCAGAATACTACGATTACATCGAAATTCAACCATCAGCTAATTATGTGCCAGCTTTGGAAGGTGAATTGATTCAAGACGAAGCCCGTTTGCGTGATTTGATGATGCAAGCCGTGAAAATTGGTGATGAATTGGGTAAGCCAGTTGTTGTTACTGGGGATGTGCACTATCTCAACCCTGAGGATGCTATCTATCGTAAGATTTTGATTAGCTCACAAGGTGGTGCTAATCCGTTGAACCGTTATAGTTTGCCGGATATGCATTTCCGCACGACCCAAGAATTGTTGGATGACTTTGCTTGGATGGGTGAAGACCTAGCTAAGAAGTTGGTCATCGATAATACACACGTTGTCGCCGATATGATTGATGAGGTTGAGGCAATTAAGGGTGGAAACTATCCACCTAACATGCCGACAGCTGACGATGAAATTCGTGAAAAGTCATATGCAACGGCTTATCGTATGTATGGTAATCCGCTACCCGAAATTATTGAGGCGCGTATTGAGCAGGAGCTACGTTCAATCATTTCCAATGGATTCTCGGTTATTTACTTGGTTGCCCAACGTTTGGTGGCGAAGTCGAATAAGGATGGGTACTTGGTTGGATCACGTGGTTCTGTTGGATCATCATTGATTGCCTTGCTAGCGGGGATTACGGAAGTTAACGCGTTGCCACCGCACTATCGTAGTGAGAGTGGTGACTATGTTGAATTCGTTGACCCACGTGAATATGAATCTGGTTATGACTTGCCGGAGAAGCTCAGCCCAATTGATGGGACGAAGCTGATTGGGGATGGCCACAATATTCCGTTTGAGACTTTCTTGGGATTTAAGGGAAACAAGGTTCCCGATATCGATTTGAATTTCTCGGGTGACTATCAGCCATTTGCCCACAACTACATGAAGTCACTGTTTGGTGAGAACAACGTGTTCCGTGCTGGAACAATTGCGACCGTTGCCGATAAGACAGCGTTCGGATACGTGAAGGCATATGAGCGTGACCACGATATTAGTTTCCGTGGTGCAGAGATTGAACGTTTGGCAATGGGTGCAACAGGTGTTAAGCGTACGACTGGACAGCACCCGGCCGGTATCTTGATCGTGCCGGACGATATGGAAATCTATGACTTTACGCCAATTCAGTTCCCGGCTGATGATTTGTCGGCTACTTGGCGTACAACGCACTTTGATTTCCACTCAATCCACGATAATATCCTGAAGATGGATATCCTGGGACACGATGATCCCACGATGATTCGTGCCCTACAGGATATGTCGGGTATCGACCCACAAACCATTCCGATGAATGACCCGGGTGTGATGAGCTTGTTCTCATCACCAGAGTCATTGGGTGTTGAAGAAGAGCAAATCTTCTCTAAGACGGGAACGTTGGGTGTGCCGGAATTTGGTACGGCCTTCGTTCGCGGTATGTTGGAAGAGACGCACCCGAAGAATTACTCAGAACTGCTACAGATTTCTGGTCTGTCTCACGGTACTGACGTGTGGCGTGGTAACGCCGATGAGTTGATTCAACGTGGTGTGGCGACAATCGGTACTGTTATTGGAACGCGTGACAAGATCATGACCGACTTGATTAACTATGGGGTACAACCCGAATCATCATTCCAAATCATGGAAAAGGTGCGTAAGGGTAAGGGTATCTCGGATGAGTACCAAGCCGAAATGCGTGCAGCGGGTGTGCCGGAATGGTATATCGAATCTGGTTTGAAGATTAAGTATATGTTCCCGCGTGCCCACGCGGCAGCCTATGTCTTGATGGCATTGCGCATTGCCTACTTTAAGGTATACTTCCCAACGTTGTACTACGCAGCGTACTTCTCAGTGCGTGCAAGTAACTTTGATATTGTGGCAATGTCACGTGGTTTGAATACGACAAAGGCCCGTATCCAAGAGATTCGTAAGATGGGAAATGAAGCGTCTGCCAAGGATAAGGATTTGATGACTGTACTAGAGTTGGCAAATGAAGCTCTGGAACGTGGCATCAAGTTCAGCATGGTCGATCTTTATAAGTCTGATTCTGAACAGTGGTTGTTGGATGGTGATACATTGATTGCACCGTTTAACGCTGTGCCTGGTTTGGGAGATAACGTTGCCAAGCGCATCATTGCTGCGCGTGCGGAACGTGAATTCTTGTCAAAGGAAGACCTGGCTCAACGTGGTGGTGTTTCTAAGACATTGATGGATTATCTTGATGAAAACGGCGTGCTTGCGGGGATGCCGGACGAAAACCAACTAGCTTTGTTCTAA
- a CDS encoding AAA family ATPase yields the protein MSFDIVMIRGNSASGKSTVAKSLQLALPNTMLISQDEIRRNMLRESDRDGADTMRTIELLVATAKKMNRLVILDGIFRRDTYGDWLAELFEKYRGAAWYLNASLATTKVRHASRMQSKEFGDEELDAWYRPHDTIDELNEYLVPETWTKDDTVMAILRTLSDIKQTENVEGFRQTADVINKEES from the coding sequence ATGAGTTTTGATATCGTTATGATACGAGGGAATTCAGCCAGTGGTAAGTCGACGGTTGCTAAATCACTACAGCTAGCGTTGCCGAATACAATGTTGATTTCGCAAGATGAGATACGCCGTAACATGCTACGCGAGTCTGACCGTGATGGTGCAGATACGATGCGCACCATTGAGTTGCTGGTGGCTACGGCGAAGAAGATGAATCGGTTGGTTATTCTAGATGGTATCTTCAGGCGAGATACTTATGGTGATTGGCTGGCAGAATTGTTTGAGAAGTATCGTGGCGCAGCGTGGTATTTGAATGCCTCATTGGCAACGACTAAGGTTAGACATGCCAGTAGAATGCAAAGCAAAGAGTTTGGCGACGAAGAACTAGATGCATGGTATCGGCCACATGACACAATCGATGAGCTGAATGAATATCTGGTCCCTGAAACTTGGACGAAAGACGACACAGTGATGGCAATTTTGCGTACACTATCTGATATAAAGCAGACTGAAAATGTCGAAGGTTTTAGACAAACAGCTGATGTGATAAATAAAGAAGAATCGTAA
- a CDS encoding ABC transporter ATP-binding protein: MSNTLLIENLSVQHRRQQILRDVSLTIPSGSIFGLLGDNGAGKTTLLKTILGLNKHFSGSMTYNNQPLPRDQAKDFGALIELPAIYPNLTAHENLQIMVLLYHLPAESINKTLKTVGLADVSNKLRVKNFSLGMKQRLGIAMAIIHNPQFLILDEPTNGLDMAGVDDFKSIVHTLAADGMTIMITTHQITELATVFDAFAILKHGEIKYASTSGNYTPEELTTIYRDHNN; this comes from the coding sequence ATGAGTAATACCTTACTTATTGAAAACTTATCCGTGCAGCATCGCCGGCAACAAATACTACGTGACGTCTCGCTCACTATTCCATCCGGTAGCATCTTTGGCCTATTGGGTGACAACGGTGCTGGTAAGACAACCTTATTGAAAACGATTCTCGGCCTTAATAAGCATTTCTCAGGATCAATGACTTATAACAATCAACCATTACCGCGTGATCAAGCGAAGGACTTTGGCGCCCTCATCGAACTACCTGCTATTTACCCGAACTTGACCGCACACGAAAATTTACAAATCATGGTTCTCTTATACCATCTACCAGCAGAGTCGATTAACAAGACGCTTAAGACGGTTGGTCTAGCTGACGTCAGCAACAAGTTAAGGGTGAAGAACTTCTCATTGGGCATGAAGCAACGGTTAGGTATCGCCATGGCTATTATCCATAACCCACAGTTTCTAATTTTGGATGAGCCAACTAATGGATTGGACATGGCCGGCGTTGATGACTTCAAGTCTATTGTGCATACCCTAGCTGCTGACGGTATGACCATTATGATAACCACGCATCAAATTACTGAATTGGCGACCGTATTCGATGCTTTCGCTATTTTGAAACATGGTGAAATAAAGTACGCTTCGACCAGTGGCAACTATACTCCTGAAGAACTCACGACTATTTATCGTGATCATAACAACTAA